In one window of Aquimarina spinulae DNA:
- the thrC gene encoding threonine synthase, with the protein MQYYSLNNNAPKVSFSEAVIKGLAPDRGLYFPENITPLPTSFFENIEDLDNIEIAYQAIQQFVGEEIPEPELRDILTDVLSFDFPVVKVENNIGTLELFHGPTMAFKDVGARFMARCLGYFNKNNENQVTVLVATSGDTGGAVANGFLGVKGVNVVILYPSGKVSEIQEKQLTTLGQNITALEVDGVFDDCQEMVKTAFLDTSITDHKQLTSANSINVARWLPQLFYFLFAYKQVKHKKKDIVFSVPSGNFGNICAGIVAQKLGLPVKHFVASTNINDTVVRYLETSEYQPKPSKATISNAMDVGNPSNFIRIQQLFNHSFAELKNNFSAYSFNDDQTRETMKMIYKETGYIADPHGAVGYLGLKKQELTNNEYGIFLETAHPVKFLNIVEETLNTTIEIPSQIQKVMDKEKHSITVNSYEKLKEFLLK; encoded by the coding sequence ATGCAGTACTATAGCTTAAATAATAATGCTCCTAAAGTATCTTTTTCTGAAGCCGTCATAAAAGGTTTAGCTCCAGATAGAGGATTATACTTTCCGGAAAATATAACTCCGTTACCCACTTCGTTTTTTGAAAACATAGAAGATCTGGATAACATTGAAATTGCCTATCAGGCTATACAACAATTCGTTGGGGAAGAAATTCCTGAACCAGAACTACGCGATATTCTGACTGATGTTTTAAGTTTTGATTTCCCTGTAGTAAAAGTCGAAAATAATATAGGAACCTTAGAGCTATTTCATGGTCCAACTATGGCTTTTAAAGATGTTGGAGCCCGTTTTATGGCGCGATGCTTAGGGTATTTTAATAAAAATAACGAAAACCAGGTTACTGTTTTGGTTGCTACTTCTGGGGATACAGGTGGTGCAGTCGCAAATGGATTTTTAGGAGTAAAAGGTGTAAATGTAGTTATTCTCTATCCAAGCGGAAAAGTAAGTGAAATACAAGAGAAACAATTAACTACACTAGGGCAAAATATAACAGCTTTAGAAGTAGACGGAGTATTTGATGACTGCCAGGAAATGGTGAAAACTGCATTCCTGGATACAAGTATTACTGATCATAAACAATTAACGTCGGCAAATTCTATCAATGTGGCCAGATGGCTCCCACAATTATTTTATTTCTTATTTGCCTACAAACAGGTTAAACATAAGAAAAAAGATATTGTATTTTCTGTCCCTAGTGGTAATTTTGGAAATATTTGCGCTGGAATTGTTGCTCAAAAATTAGGACTTCCTGTTAAACATTTTGTAGCCTCGACCAATATAAATGATACTGTTGTTAGGTATTTAGAAACTTCAGAATATCAACCAAAGCCATCAAAAGCTACAATTTCTAATGCAATGGATGTAGGTAACCCAAGTAATTTTATTAGAATACAACAGCTTTTTAATCATAGTTTTGCTGAGCTTAAGAATAATTTCTCTGCTTATAGTTTTAATGATGATCAAACCAGAGAAACTATGAAAATGATTTATAAAGAAACAGGATATATTGCTGATCCGCATGGGGCTGTTGGATATTTAGGTCTTAAAAAACAGGAACTTACTAATAATGAATATGGTATATTTCTAGAAACTGCACACCCCGTGAAATTTCTAAATATAGTCGAAGAAACTTTGAACACTACTATAGAAATTCCTAGTCAGATCCAAAAAGTAATGGATAAGGAAAAACACAGCATAACGGTAAATAGTTATGAAAAATTAAAAGAGTTCTTACTGAAGTAA